The Labilithrix sp. genome contains a region encoding:
- a CDS encoding DUF3396 domain-containing protein, whose amino-acid sequence MGKLAPTHAGRVYADERLLVSLFFEAPHAEVAGGVLAVLDRMLERAGMTWIGGKRIKAEGAGTALYAPFSEALAKRVRGRLERPDAHPDEWFVVRDEADESTLPRHRLRYDARTGSSPQATGRLELWLPPEPFSSGDEQASTWLVDLLARVAFTSGTVSIGLVSEGVPDPVGFNRAVVERTSAHPGLDLVDPTVGARLGTCHRGIGWLTLLSPAVLARLGVARGDELELPRGVSWLPFDGGRGAVRAGKTPSLDDDPKMRALALALWPAQHVHQGCPIGLYEADGILWQLRWLLPPRPRR is encoded by the coding sequence ATGGGGAAGCTCGCGCCGACGCACGCCGGGCGTGTCTATGCCGACGAGAGGCTCCTCGTCTCGCTCTTCTTCGAGGCGCCGCACGCCGAGGTCGCCGGCGGCGTCCTCGCCGTCCTCGATCGGATGCTCGAGCGCGCCGGCATGACGTGGATCGGCGGCAAGCGGATCAAGGCCGAAGGTGCGGGCACCGCGCTCTACGCTCCGTTCAGCGAGGCGCTCGCGAAGCGCGTGCGCGGAAGGCTCGAGCGGCCGGACGCTCATCCCGACGAGTGGTTCGTCGTCCGCGACGAGGCGGACGAGTCGACGCTCCCGCGCCACCGCCTCCGCTACGACGCTCGAACCGGGAGCTCGCCCCAAGCGACCGGAAGGCTCGAGCTGTGGCTCCCGCCCGAGCCGTTCTCGAGCGGCGACGAGCAGGCGTCGACGTGGCTCGTCGATCTGCTCGCGCGCGTCGCGTTCACCAGCGGCACGGTCTCGATCGGCCTCGTGTCCGAAGGGGTCCCCGATCCGGTCGGCTTCAACCGCGCCGTCGTCGAGCGGACGTCCGCCCATCCCGGCCTCGATCTCGTCGACCCCACCGTGGGCGCGCGCCTCGGCACGTGCCACCGCGGGATCGGCTGGTTGACGCTGCTCTCCCCCGCCGTGCTCGCTCGGCTCGGCGTCGCTCGCGGCGACGAGCTCGAGCTCCCGCGCGGCGTCTCGTGGCTCCCGTTCGACGGCGGCCGCGGCGCCGTCCGCGCGGGGAAGACGCCGTCGCTCGACGACGATCCGAAGATGCGCGCGCTCGCGCTCGCGCTGTGGCCCGCGCAACACGTCCACCAGGGATGTCCGATCGGCCTCTACGAAGCGGACGGCATCCTCTGGCAGCTTCGTTGGTTGCTTCCACCTCGCCCGCGACGCTGA
- a CDS encoding 50S ribosomal protein L11 methyltransferase: MVEADATTLILHPFEQSTWSIARILCPTSDVTALLQALSPGGVSYYPDQPEDGRARSLLLLDRHFPGWMDVVRRFASDPASLHIVPHESYDFSWRLPSEPMPIGANLRIASRSCEARGPDLIRVDPGLAFGNFRHPTTSMCAAAVMEVARPGSSLLDVGCGTGILFLIASRLGVKRLAATDIAPYARYVAARNAALNDVQIAITHDLPDARFDVVVANVWSRAFHALGAPICARLADGGTAIVSGFGSHEADAVAACFPELRFEKREQSSWCALVGVRA; encoded by the coding sequence ATGGTAGAGGCCGACGCGACGACGCTCATTCTCCATCCCTTCGAGCAATCGACGTGGTCCATCGCGCGGATCCTCTGCCCGACGAGCGACGTGACCGCGCTTCTGCAGGCCCTCTCGCCGGGCGGCGTGAGCTACTACCCGGATCAACCCGAGGACGGCCGAGCACGCAGCCTGCTCCTCCTCGATCGCCACTTCCCCGGTTGGATGGACGTGGTGCGGCGGTTCGCGAGCGATCCCGCGTCGCTCCATATCGTGCCGCACGAGAGCTACGACTTCTCGTGGAGGCTGCCGTCCGAGCCGATGCCGATCGGCGCGAACCTCCGGATCGCCTCGAGGTCGTGCGAAGCGCGCGGGCCGGATCTCATCCGCGTCGATCCGGGGCTCGCATTCGGCAACTTCAGGCATCCCACGACGAGCATGTGCGCGGCCGCCGTCATGGAAGTCGCTCGCCCGGGGTCATCGCTGCTCGACGTGGGATGTGGCACCGGGATCCTCTTCCTCATCGCTTCCCGCCTGGGCGTGAAGCGCCTGGCCGCCACGGACATCGCCCCCTACGCTCGCTACGTGGCGGCGCGAAACGCGGCGTTGAACGACGTACAGATCGCGATCACGCACGATCTCCCGGACGCGCGCTTCGACGTCGTCGTCGCCAACGTCTGGTCTCGGGCGTTTCACGCGCTCGGGGCTCCGATCTGCGCGAGGCTCGCGGACGGCGGCACCGCGATCGTCTCCGGCTTCGGGTCTCACGAGGCCGACGCCGTCGCCGCGTGTTTCCCGGAGCTCCGCTTCGAGAAACGCGAGCAATCCTCGTGGTGCGCGCTCGTCGGTGTTCGCGCCTAG
- a CDS encoding DUF4920 domain-containing protein — MHRALVLVALGLVACKTGPAPEPKPEPAPTSKTETKSAPAPTEGVLRLGAAIEGNTQSVALADVAKKPDAYTNKTFTTTGTVTAVCQHMGCWMEIKDDASQAHIKMAGHSFFVPKTASGRKARIQAKLVPSGKEGACEGEGHEGMAAMEAKEGKKGCRAEAEEQLGRPLAKLELVADGVELL, encoded by the coding sequence ATGCATCGCGCGCTCGTGCTCGTCGCCCTCGGACTCGTCGCCTGCAAGACCGGCCCCGCGCCGGAGCCGAAGCCGGAGCCCGCGCCGACGTCGAAGACGGAGACGAAGAGCGCGCCGGCGCCGACGGAGGGCGTCCTCCGCCTCGGCGCGGCGATCGAGGGCAACACGCAGAGCGTGGCGCTCGCAGACGTCGCGAAGAAGCCGGACGCGTACACGAACAAGACGTTCACGACGACGGGCACCGTCACCGCGGTGTGCCAGCACATGGGCTGCTGGATGGAGATCAAGGACGACGCGAGCCAGGCCCACATCAAGATGGCGGGCCACTCGTTCTTCGTCCCGAAGACCGCGTCGGGCCGGAAGGCGCGCATCCAGGCGAAGCTCGTCCCGAGCGGCAAGGAAGGCGCGTGCGAGGGCGAGGGCCACGAGGGCATGGCCGCGATGGAAGCGAAGGAAGGCAAGAAGGGCTGCCGCGCCGAAGCGGAGGAGCAGCTCGGCCGCCCCCTCGCGAAGCTCGAGCTCGTCGCCGACGGCGTCGAGCTCCTGTAG